A window of Nocardia arthritidis genomic DNA:
ACTTCCCGGTTTGACATTGGCCGATGCGGATCGGCTGGTGGCGGCGGCGCTCGCGGTCGGTGCGGAGCGCGGGTTTCCGCCGCTCGCGGTGGCCGTCATCGATGTTGCCGGAGAGGTGATCGCGCTGCGGCGCGCCGACGGCGGCATGCCCATGACCAGCCGAATCGCCGTGGCCAAGGCGCGCACCGCACTGCTTACGCTGAGACCCTCCGGCCAACTCCAACTCCCGGGCGCGATCGTCGACGGCATTCAGCACCTCTACGGCGGCGACTACGTCCCGTACGCGGGTGGCGTGCTGGTCACCGATGGTGAGGTAATCCTCGGCGCCGCAGGCGCATCCGGCGCCCTCGCCGTCGAGGACGAGGAGGCCGTGCAGACGGCGGTGCTGCGCTGGCAAGCGGACCCCACCGGCGAACTCGGCTGATCCGAGGCGAATTTCGTTGCGGCTGTTCGCCTTTCATGGAGCAGCCGGGAACACCATCGTGCGCAGGATGTCGATCCACCAGTCGAGTGTGCGATCGCTCGCGGACGCGTCGAGTCCGGCGCTGCGGCGGAATTCACCGCCGAACAACGGTTCCAGCGCGACGGCCTGATGCAGTGCGGCCACCGTCACCTGGAGCGTCTCGCGCGATGGCGGCGTGAGCCCGACGGTCGCGCCGTGCTGCCGCGCCTGGGCGTGCAGCCGGTCCACCACCTCGTCGAGCAGCCCGCTGCCGGTATCCCGCCAGCCGGACCGGTACAGCGCGACCGCCAGATCGGCGTAACCGTCGGCGTACAGCGCGTACAACGCGTGCACCAGGTCGGCCGGGTCGATCGGACCGTCGGGCCACGCGCCGAGCACGGCGTGCAGTTGCGCCTTCAGCTTGGCCCCGCCGAAGCGCAGCAGCGCCTCCAACAATTGCTCACGGGTGCCGAAGTGGTGGTTGACCGCGGCATCGGACACCCCGATCTCGGCGGCCACCGCCCGCACTTGAACGGCGGCCGGACCGCCCGCGGCGAGCAGTCCGCTCGCCGCCTCGAGGATCATCCGC
This region includes:
- a CDS encoding GlcG/HbpS family heme-binding protein, with the protein product MSDIARLPGLTLADADRLVAAALAVGAERGFPPLAVAVIDVAGEVIALRRADGGMPMTSRIAVAKARTALLTLRPSGQLQLPGAIVDGIQHLYGGDYVPYAGGVLVTDGEVILGAAGASGALAVEDEEAVQTAVLRWQADPTGELG
- a CDS encoding TetR/AcrR family transcriptional regulator, whose product is MATRVRRNPDEAKRMILEAASGLLAAGGPAAVQVRAVAAEIGVSDAAVNHHFGTREQLLEALLRFGGAKLKAQLHAVLGAWPDGPIDPADLVHALYALYADGYADLAVALYRSGWRDTGSGLLDEVVDRLHAQARQHGATVGLTPPSRETLQVTVAALHQAVALEPLFGGEFRRSAGLDASASDRTLDWWIDILRTMVFPAAP